The DNA sequence CTGCCGGAGGTCCTGgcagaagctggggtgggggctgcccatCCCTCACGGCGAGGTGGGGTGCACGCCAGGAAGGCGGCAGGCGGGCACATACAGGAGAgctgcacgcacacgcacacgcaccccATGTGCCTATGCACACACACCGGCTGCCCCCTCTgtcagcacctgctcaggacagaccccccgtcagcacctgctcaggacAGACCCCCCGTCAGCACCTGCTCAGGGCAGACCCCCCTTCAGCACCTGCTCAGGACAGACCCCCCGTCAGCACCTGCTCAGGGCAGACCCCCCTTCAGCACCTGCTCAGGGCAGACCCCCCCGTCAGCACCTGCTCAGGGCGACCCTGCGGTCAGGTCCTCCTTCTCACACGCAGATAACCTTGTGAAGTGACTCATAGTGACACTAGCTGGCTGTTGTCTCTCTTCCGGGGGTGGGGAGCTAGTGTGAGAGGCCCAGGGCTCCCACTGTGAGGAGGGACGGCTCCAGGGGACACGTGGTGACCTGAGGTCTGGGGGGAGTGACCTCGGGAACACGATGGTTTTGTCTGACGCCTCCCAGGCAGGCGGCACCGACCAGGCTGAGCACCTGGGCCGGCCCTCTGTGCCCGGGGCAGGAGAAGGCCCGCAGCCCCCCGGCCTCCCCATCGGCCCACCCCAGGCCGGCTCAAGGCTCCGGGTTGGTTGGACGGCCACGGCAGGGTCGGTGGGTGGGGAGATTTAAACTCAGTGCCCTGGTGGCCGAAGAAGGAGGCTGAAGATGGGACCGGGGAGGCTGGTGCCCACGCTGGTCCTGGCGCTTGTGCTGGCCATGGGGTCCCAGCCACAGGAACAGCTGCCCAGGGAGGCCCACAGCCTCAACTGGAACAAGGTAAAGCCGTAGGCCTGCTGTCCCCCGAGCCAGGCACCCAGGCCGTGGGGGCCAGGGATCGTCCGAGTGTGGGCAGCTGGAAGATCGCTCCCTAAAAATCTTCCAAGGGCCTTCGCGGGGCCCTGGGCAGTGCCCTGAGGCTGGCAGGAGTCTCCGGCACAGGCCCCTGCCAGCCCAGGGGGACTGCCCCCCCGGCCTCTCCCAGAGCAGCTGCCGGCCATGGGGGCTGGGTAGGGCGCAGGGCCCCAGGCAGGTGCACCCAGAGATGCTAGGTGGGCAGAGGTGGAATCAGCAGGACGTGTTCTGGAACGAGGAGATCGCTGGCAGGTGGAACCCTCCAGCGGGGGTGGCCGTGGGCACAGCTGAGCGGGCCGTGGCGGTGTCTGGGACGGTGGGTTTGTGGCAGGAAATCAGAGGGATGGGCCCCCCCGGAGGCCCTGCACGGGAAGGAAGTTACAGCACACGGCTCCCAGTGCCCAGCCCCCGCACCCCCGGACAGTCTGGCGTCTGCCCACCAGGGCCCCTAACCAGGGGCCGTGCAGATCTGTGGGTGCTGGACGCGGGCTGGGTGTCTGGGAGGCATCCCTTGTCCGGTGGGTTCCGGGAGCctggctgggagcctgggaaaGAGCGCCTTCCTCAGCACTTCTGCACAGTTTTCAGGGTTCTGGTACATTCTGGCTGTTGCCTCCGATGGCCAGGGGTTCTTGCCTGGCAGACACAGGAGGAAGCTGGGGGCATCCACGGTGAAGGTTCACAAAGTGGCCCAGCTGAAGGTGGTCCTGGCCTTTAGGCGGTGAGTGGAGCAGGACGGGGGGCCCAGCACAGCCTCCCCAGAGCCCTGGCCACGGCAGCCTGGGGCATCTTCCCGCCCGGGTGGGGGTGCCGGAGCCGGATCACCGGGAAAGCCTACAGTGACGGTCCCCACAGCCCTGAAACCCGTCACTTCCTGCCCCTAAAATTCAAAAGCCTGATTTTAGGAGAAGCCCCCACGCTACACGGGGTCACTCAGCAGGCACTGGGTGTTCGAAGTGTTTCCCTTAAGCTGTGGGACCGGTCCTGGTCCAAAttggaaaattccagaaatggGGGTCCCGCCTTGTCCCCCTAGGTCACAGGGGTGTCAGTCATACACGTTAATTCTTCGGAAAGATGGGAAGAAGGCGGTGTTCAGGAACACACGTGCGTATGATAGCCCGGGGCCCGGAGAGGGAGGCCGGGGGTGGCAGtggcccccgcgcccccccccccggcttcaTCACCCAGACGCGGGACAGGGTGCCTCTGCCGGCGCCGTCCCCAGACGCCCCTCCGTCCTGGGGAACGTGGGGGGAGAGGCGGGATGGGCGCCCGGCACACGGGGGCGGTCAGGCGGGCCGTGGCCCCGGGGGGAGCAGGGGGCTCTCCACCCCTCCCGCACGCCCTGCCTCGCTTCTCTCCCGCCCAGTGAAGGGGGTGGAGGGTTTCCACGTGCTGTCCACGGACTACAGCTTCGGCGTGGTCTACCTGCGCCTGGGCCGCGCCGGCCGGACCGCCAAGATGCTACTGTTCTTAAGTGAGTGacatctgggggagggggtgtgcggGGGCAGGTAAGGGGGGGGGCGCAGGGGCACAGGCTCAGAGGGAGGCCTCTGCCGCAGCTCGGGCTCCGCGACAGGGCGCCCGCGACCGACACCGATCCTCACAGCTCAGGGCGCAGACCCGATGGAGGGCCGGGGTCTGCAGGCG is a window from the Felis catus isolate Fca126 chromosome D4, F.catus_Fca126_mat1.0, whole genome shotgun sequence genome containing:
- the LOC123381741 gene encoding epididymal-specific lipocalin-10-like isoform X2 encodes the protein MGPGRLVPTLVLALVLAMGSQPQEQLPREAHSLNWNKFSGFWYILAVASDGQGFLPGRHRRKLGASTVKVHKVAQLKVVLAFRRSQGCQSYTLILRKDGKKAVFRNTRAYDSPGPGEGGRGWQRNTSSFPSMKRFVDICETLELADGVTVLPKDASCAHTILP
- the LOC123381741 gene encoding epididymal-specific lipocalin-10-like isoform X1 is translated as MGPGRLVPTLVLALVLAMGSQPQEQLPREAHSLNWNKFSGFWYILAVASDGQGFLPGRHRRKLGASTVKVHKVAQLKVVLAFRRSQGCQSYTLILRKDGKKAVFRNTRAYDSPGPGEGGRGWQRNTSSFPSMKRFVDICETLELADGVTVLPKDGNTWSRALPPTPHRPGPRHAWPRPPC